One window of the Bos indicus isolate NIAB-ARS_2022 breed Sahiwal x Tharparkar chromosome 15, NIAB-ARS_B.indTharparkar_mat_pri_1.0, whole genome shotgun sequence genome contains the following:
- the LRRC55 gene encoding leucine-rich repeat-containing protein 55 yields MGSVQHHCCPQLKMGDAWAHRPWPGPPRPALLLVPLLVAAGVIPSDGGASCPVLCTCHNQAVDCSGQRLFSVPPELPVDTRNLSLAHNRIAAVPPGYLTCYRELRVLSLRNNSLVELPAGLFLHAKRLAHLDLSYNNLSHVPAGMFQAAHSLMRIDLSHNPGLRRVHPLAFQGLAQLRDLDLSFGGLAFLSLEALEGLPGLVTLQIGGNPWVCGCTMEPLLKWLRNRIQRCTADSQLAECRGPPEVEGAPLFSLTEESFKACHLTLTLDDYLFIAFVGFVVSIASVATNFLLGITANCCHRWSKASEEEEI; encoded by the exons ATGGGCTCCGTTCAGCACCACTGCTGCCCGCAGCTGAAGATGGGCGATGCCTGGGCCCACCGGCCCTGGCCTGGGCCCCCGCGGCCCGCCCTGCTGCTGGTGCCCCTCCTTGTGGCGGCTGGGGTGATTCCCTCGGATGGCGGCGCCAGCTGCCCGGTGCTCTGTACGTGCCATAATCAGGCGGTGGACTGCAGCGGCCAGCGGCTCTTCTCTGTCCCCCCGGAGCTGCCCGTGGACACGCGCAACCTCAGCCTGGCGCACAACCGCATCGCCGCCGTGCCGCCCGGCTACCTCACGTGCTACCGGGAGCTCCGTGTGCTCAGCCTGCGCAACAACTCCCTGGTGGAGCTGCCCGCGGGCCTCTTCCTCCATGCCAAGCGCCTGGCACACCTGGACCTGAGCTACAACAACCTCAGCCACGTGCCCGCCGGCATGTTCCAGGCCGCACACAGCCTCATGCGCATCGACCTCAGCCACAACCCAGGGCTGCGCCGGGTGCACCCGCTCGCCTTCCAGGGCCTGGCGCAGCTGCGGGACCTCGACCTCAGCTTCGGGGGCCTGGCCTTCCTCAGCCTCGAGGCCCTCGAAGGCCTGCCCGGGCTGGTGACCCTGCAGATTGGCGGCAACCCCTGGGTGTGCGGCTGCACCATGGAGCCCCTGCTCAAGTGGCTGCGGAACCGCATCCAGCGTTGCACCGCAG ACTCTCAGCTGGCTGAGTGCCGCGGGCCCCCGGAAGTCGAAGGTGCCCCCCTCTTCTCGCTCACGGAGGAGAGCTTCAAGGCCTGCCACCTGACCCTGACCCTGGACGATTACCTCTTCATCGCCTTCGTGGGTTTCGTGGTCTCCATCGCGTCCGTGGCCACCAACTTCCTCCTGGGCATCACCGCCAACTGCTGCCATCGCTGGAGCAAGGCCAGCGAGGAAGAGGAGATCTGA